Genomic segment of Macellibacteroides fermentans:
CCCGATACGTTTGTTATCACCGGAGATATTCACGCCATGTGGCTGCGTGACTCTTCTGCACAGGTTTTCCCTTATATCACCTTCGCAAAAAAGGATAAGGCTTTGCAAACGATGCTGGCAGGGGTGATCTATCGTCAGACTAAATGTATTCTGATCGACCCGTATGCCAACGGCTTCAACGAAGGCCCCACCGGCAGCGAATGGGAAAGCGATAAGACCGATATGAAGAAAGAGTTGCACGAACGCAAATGGGAAATCGACTCTCTTTGTTATCCCATCAGACTTGCTTACAACTACTGGAAAAATACAAACGATACCAGTGTTTTCGATGCCGAATGGGAAAAAGCAATGGAAACCGTCTATAAAACATTTGTAGAGCAGCAACGCAAAGACAATCTGGGCCCCTATAAATTTACACGCGTAACCGACCGTCAGGGCGACACGCTCCTTAATTTCGGATACGGAAGTCCGGTTAAGCCGGTTGGATTGATCGTATCCTCTTTCCGTCCATCAGACGATGCCTCCCTGTTTGGCTTCCTGATTCCCTCCAATCTGTTTGCCGTTACTTCGCTAAGACAAGTAGCCGAGATTATGCGGAAGGTACGCAACAACGGTTCATTTGCCGGAAAATGCGAAGCCTTAGCCAACGAAGTAGAGGCAGCAGTAAAGAAATACGGTATCTGCGAGCATCCTGAATTCGGTAAAGTATATGCCTTTGAAGTAGACGGCTTCGGCAGCCGTGTATTCATGGACGATGCCAATGTTCCAAGCTTGCTGGCCCTCCCCTATCTGGGCTGCGTGGAATTAAACGACCCCATCTACCAGAACACACGGAAAATGGTTCTGAGCGATTCCAACCCCTATTTCTTTAAAGGAAAAGCAGGCGAAGGAATCGGTGGTCCGCATATTGGTTTCGACTATGTATGGCCGATGAGCATTGTGATGCGTGCCAACACATCCACCGATATGGCAGAGATCAGGAAGTGTGTTCAGATGCTACGCGATACAGATGGCGGCACAGGCTTTATGCACGAATCATTCCATAAAGACAACGCGGCCGACTTTACCCGTTCGTGGTTTGCCTGGGCGAATACGCTGTTTGGCGAACTGATCTACCGCCTGGTAAACGAAGGAAAACTGGATGCGATCAAAGTATCGTAAAACCGATATCCCGATTTAAAAGAATTCTCAATTTCTACATATAAAGAGAGCTAAGCTTAATTGTTTGGCTCTCTTTTTATATAACACTACCTATTTTACTAAATAAACAATCGTAAGATTATACAGATAAAGATATCTTGACAGAAATTTAGTGTGGGAAATACAGTAATAACCCGCTGAAATTAAATTATAAAAAGTAAAGGGGGCGGGTCAAAAGGCCCGCCCCCGATAGGTTAGTTTACATTATTAGGTATTAGATATGAATTACCACCCAGGATTCTGCACCAGACTGGGCGTTCTTTTAATCTCGTCATCCATAATAGGGAAAAGATAATGACGAGGCGCTACAAATACGCGATCTTCAATTTTGTAGCGTTCCATTCTGTATTTTTTACCATTGATCACAATCTTTCCATTCGCATCTTCAACAGGTCTCATCCCATGAATTGCGCGCTGACATTTTGGATATGGCCAATAATTAGCACCTTGCGCCATCCATTGAGTCTCCTTAGCCAGTTCGGTAGAGCTACTTGGTTCAAGATACAATCTTGAAGTCCAGATACGGTTGTTTTCATAAAACAACTCAACACGACGTTCCCGTTGAATATATTGATTCATTAACTCCTTGCTACCCAAAACGCTTGGAGGCATTGGGGCCATCCATGATCTGGCACGAACCTGGTTGATAAGATCATATATTTCCTGAGTAGGACCAGTTGTCTCATTCACCGCTTCTGCATAGATATAGATGAACTCAGGCAATCTCCAGATAGCAGGACCGTTGATAATAAATCCCTGATCACGGTTCCAACCTTCCTTAAAGAATTTACGCAGATAATAACCTGTTGTTGTAGCGTTACTTCCACCGATACGATTATTTCCTTCAGCCGTATTAATCTGTGAATTCTTGAAAACAGCCCCATGATACATTATATCACGATGGAATCTCGGGTCACGCTTTACACTTGCATACGGATTTGCATCATCGTATCCATCGGTGGTTGCTCTATCAGCATATACAGGATAACCATAACCGTCCGGACCGATATACTCATATTCGTCCACTTGTTCCTGAACAGGCATCTGACGAGAAGAACCTTGAGAAGTAGGTGGATAACAGTCACCCTGCCAACCTTCACTCTTGTCGCGTGTAACAAACCATACCCATTCACCCATAATTGAATTCATGTCGTAGTACATGTTCCAAAGGCGTTTGTAAACCTTCGATCCATTTTCATCTTTACCCCGGTCATTTTTAAACGTTTCGTTATCAGCATCCCCTGTATAGAGTGTATAACGGGCTGCTCCATCCACTTTAAAATCAAGGAGAGCTTTAGAAGCCACCTTTGCAGCCTCCCATCGTTTCTTATCATAGGTATATTCGGCTTTAAACTGGCGGGTATCATCCGGCATAGTACCACCGTTCCACATTGGGGTAGCAGCCATCCAGCGTACAATGGCCTTCAATCCAAGACAAGCACCTTTTTCTACACGGCCAAAATCTGTACTTAACCATCTGTCAGGAACACGGCTATAGGCAGAATCTGCATCAGCACAAATTTTCTCTACCAAAGCATGATAAGATTCCTTTTTAAAATCCATGCTTCCTTGCGGATCAATGGTATGATCAATGTAAGGAACTTCACCATACATTCTGATCAATAAGTAGTGGAAGTAGGCTCTAAAAAAATAAACTTCACCAATCCGTTTTTCTAAATCTCCTGGATTGAGAATATTATCAGGGGTATTGTACTTTCGCACACCTTCCAGGATAACGTTTGCCTTACGGATATTATCATATAAATCCCACCAATACTGTCCACAGCTACTTCTGTCGGGCATCCCCATAGACGACCAACCTCCGGCATTAAATACGTTTGTCAAACTTTTTTCTGCCGTTGATCCTTCACATTCATCCGTTACAGGAGCTGTTGAGAAGTGATTAAAGAATACCAGGGGACGATTGGCAAACTTAGCTCGCTCATATACTTTGGTTACCAATCCATCTACCTTATTATAACGTTCAAATACCTGCTGTTCATTCATTTTATCATCAGGCTTTTTGTCCAAAAAGTCATCGCTGCATGAATTCATCACCAGACATAGGATGAACCCAAGTAAAAAACTAATATTTTTCATACTATATTTCATATTGATTTATAGATTAATAAGTAATATCTATTCCAAAGTTAAATACCCGTTGGATTGGATACCAACTACCATTACCATCGCCAGTTTCAGGATCTACATCAACATCATCCAAGCCATCAAATGTTAGTAAATTGAGTCCCTGTATGTAAATACGCACATTTTGTAAACCTGCAATACGAATTGTACTTTTTGGCAAAGTATATCCTATTTCAACATTCTTTAAACGTACATATGACGCGTCGTATAAAAACAAACTGCTAGAAGCATTCTTATTATTGTCATTATTGGTTGAATGTAATGCTGGATATGTAGCAGTTTCTGCCGTTTCCGGCGTCCATCTGTTCAAGTGCATTTTTTTAACTTTACCATACTTGTCGCTATCAAACAACGGGAAATCGTAAACAGCTGGTCCGTTCAATAATACACTTGCGTTGGTAGCTCCCTGGAACAAGAAGCTCATATCAAGGCCTTTGTACTGGAATCCGATAGGAAGACCAAACATAATTTCGGGGGTACGAGGATTACCCATCGCTGTTTTGTCTCCTAAATCATTAATTTTTCCATCCTTATTTAAGTCCTTATACACAACATCTCCTGGAATCAGCGGCCCCCACTGCTGGAAACCAGTACCATTATTCATGGCATTCAATTTATCCGCCTCAGCCTGATCCCTAACAAAATGATCCACAACATAGACAAAATGCTCATCCACTCGCTTACCGGTTGCTGCACGATATGAATTTTCACGATAAATTTCATTCATAAAAACAATTTTGTTTCTTGCGAATGTAAAGTTCGGTTTCAGATAATAACGGAAGTCTTTCCCAATTTTACCGTTCCATCCAATTTCGAAGTCGATACCGTGGTTATCAACGATACCTGAATTGATATAAGGTGCATCTTTACCTACGATATCAGGAAAACCTAACTTATCTCCACCAGACAAGCTTGTAATAATGTCGTAACGATGTTCGTTAAAGAAATCGACAGAGAATGTTAGTTTTTCATTCAGGAATGCAGCATCAAGTCCAATATTCATTTTTCTTGATTTCTCCCATGTCAAACTTGGATTTGCAAGAGCTCCCTCCTGTACACCTCCTACGGCATCTATATCAAAGCCATTTTGACCAAATCGATACCCACCACTGTTTTCAAAGAACTGGAGGTATGTGAATCGTTGAGAGATTTTATCACTACCAACCAAACCATAAGAACCTCTGATCTTCAGATTATCCAACCACTTGTTAGTACCTTTCATAAATCCTTCACGAGAAATTACCCAACCAACAGAACCTGCAGGAAAAATACCATATCTATTACCAGGAGCAAAGTTCTCAGAACCGTTATAACCAATATTAAATTCAGCAAGGTACTTATTATCATACGCGTAGGTTGCTCTACCTGTTAAACCTTGATAACGATATTCAACATCATCGTTGTATGAACGAATTGACCTATTAAACAATGCCATTGCACTCACATCGTGTTTACCGAATGAGTTCAGGTAATCTAATTTAAGCTGATAATAGGTTCTTCCTTGAGAAGCATTTTGCGAAAAATCATTTTTGAGTGTCTGATCAACCTGATATTTATTCCCTGTTTTATATTCACCCTGGTAATGGCCTGGAGTCATGTAGATATCCATCCCATCTTTTGGCATAAAAGTCGCATATCCGGGATACTCTTTATAACCCTCTTTATAGGTTTCTACTATTCTCTTAATCCATCGACCTTCTTCCGCATCGTAAGAGAATACCCCTTCAATCTTCAAACCTTTTGTAATAAAGTCAAGCTTATGTCCTAAAGAAAAGGATCCATTCAAAAATGTTTTCTTTTCATTCAGATACCCTGTTCTTGATAATTCACCCAAAAGGTTCCATCTATGTTGCTGGTCACCATATAACATTGTGCCATTATTGTTTGCTAAATAAACTTCATTTAGAGGATTCCCATTATTCTCTACAATAATAGGCAGATATGACGGTTGAGTATTACATATTTCCACTACTCTGCTAGCTGTTGTTCCGGGAGCATTTCTGTCTGTGATCCGAGCGGCAAGGTCAATCTTCGCATAGAAATTCTTAGTAATATCGACGTCCACATTCGCTCTGAAATTATATCTCTTAAATACAGCCTGTGTACTATACATGGCAAGATCCGTATGTTTATAGTTTCCGGATTGATTGAAGTAATTGGCCATTACAAAATAGCGGGCCCTTTCAGATCCACCACGGATTGATAAACTGTAATCCTCCTGTGTTCCGGGTTTAAAAGCATAATCAAAATAATCCCAGTTATACCCCAGACCGTCCGAGTTATCACCTTTAGCTTTTCTAAAATTAGCTATGGCTTCATCCGTAAACAAATTTAATTTAGAAGGGTCTAACCCTTTGCTATCATTCAGGATTGCTTCGTTGTACAACGTAGCATAGTCGGCAGATCCCAAATATTCGGGGAATTTAACCGGACTGTTTGTACCTATGGATGCTTTAAAGTTTACGGTAGCACGCTCCTGAGCTTTACCTCTTTTGGTACTGATAATTATTACACCGTTAGCTCCGCGGATACCATAAGGTGCGGTAGCCGAAGCATCTTTTAGGATGGTAAAGGTTTCAATTTCTTCGGCAGACAGGTAACTCATGTCACGTTCTACCCCGTCAACGATCACGATGGGCGATTTATCTCCATACGTACCAAAACCGCGAATCTTAATATCCGCTCTATCCACACCCGGTTCACCACCGCTAAACTGGTTCACCATCAAACCCGGCATACGACCGGCCAAGGCATTATTCAAGTTGGCCGTTGGGCTTTGCTTCAAATCTTTGGTAGTAATGGTTGATACAGAACCGGTGATGGTAGCTTTTTTCTGGGTGGTATAACCCACTACAACAACTTCTTCCAGCGCTTTACTATCTTCAACCAACGTCACATTAATAACTTTCTTACCCTCTAATTTCACCTCTTTAGGCTGAAATCCAACATAAGAAAATATTAAAGTAGCATTGGCATAAGGAACTTCTACGGTAAATTTACCGTCCAGGTCGGTTATAGTTCCGGATTGAGCTCCTTTAACCATTACGTTTACCCCAACTAAGGGATCTCCCAGGTTATCTCTTACCTGACCGGTAATTTTACTATTTTGCTGTTCTACAGCCACAATAGGAGATTTTTTTTCTGCAGGGAGAAGTACCACCTGGTTTTCAGTAATCTTATAGGCACACTCTTTACCTGCGAGTAACAGATTCAGCGCTTCCTCAAGCGTGATTTTATCTGTATGAGCTGTTACTCTTTCTTTGTCATTCAAAACATTGTTCGAATAAATAATACTCACCCCATATTGCTTTCTCAATTGTTCGAAAGCTTCGTAAAGCGTCGCATTTGTTATAGACAGGGTTACTTGCGACTTCAACACATTGGCACTTATTGATAAAACACTTAATGACAGAAGGCCGATAGCAACGCATCTCCTCCATTTCCATCTACTCAGATCCAGGAAGGTCTGAGAAAAAGTCCAATGGCTTTTCATTCTATTAAAAAATAGATTCAGGTTGTTAGACATAATAAAAAGATTAAATTAATACTGGATTTAGAATTATTTATTAACAGTTAACTGATACATATTTGATCGATTCAAATGATTGTCGGGAACAAGAATTGACATTAATACATCCAAAGTCTCCTCCGGAGTATTTTTAAGATTTAAGTTTCCTGTTACCTGATATGTGAGATATTTCGGGTTTTTCAGATTAACATTGATATTGTATATTTTCTCTAATTTTCTTAATACAGACTCCATTCTCTCTTCTTTGAAGCGTAGGCGTCCATCTTTCCATGAAATATAGTCAGCCACATCTACTTTCCTTATCTGTTCAGTTCGGGTACTTTCAGAATATACATAGTATTGGTTGGGCTCAATTTCAATTTGTCTTTCATTGCCATTTAATGCAATACGTCCATTAACAAGCACTGTCTCGAACTTTTTGGATTCTTTATCCACGGACACATTAAATTGTGTACCTAAAACCTCGATGGTTTTATAAGCCGTTTTAACCTGAAATTTGATGTCTTTCGACTTACGGACATCAAAATAAGCTTCGCCGTCCAGGTAGACTTCACGAACAGATCCGCTAAATTCGGAAGGGTAAATTAATGTTGAACCCGCATTTAAAAAGACCAGGGTACCATCGGCTAAGATAAGTTTGGATCGTTTACCATATGGAATATGAAGCGTATTGAGCACTTTGGAATCTGTATCCTTTTCAATTTGAAGCGTATCATTAACAATGATAGCTGCTTTTTTCTGATAATCCACATCGGCTGTTTCGTCGGCTAGTTTCAGTTTCGTGTCTGAACCTTGCATCAACGTAATCTCTTTTCCGGAAGGAATATTTTTTAACAGAGCTTCGTAATCGTATTCGGGAGTGCGATTAAAATAGGGATAAACAAAAACAAACAGCAGAATAGCAGCTGCACACGATGCGATCGTTGCGATCGCCCCATACCAATTCCGGCGGATACGTGGGGCTTTAACCTGATGCATGATGGAGCGTACGCAGGCTTCATTTAGCTCTGTCGTTTTATCCATTTCGATAGCGGTCCAAAGAGATTGCAAACGAACAAACGCAGCCTTGTTTTCTTCGGACTGCTCAATCCATTGCAAAACCAATCTGGCCTCTTCACCTTCACATTTCCGTTCTAAAAATCGAATAAGTAACTTCTCTTCCATCTATACATTCTTTTTCTCTATACAGAAGAACAGTTTATTTGAGTTTTACCCTAGTGAAAAAATTAAAAAAATTCACTTTTTTTTAAATAATAAATCGAATAAGAAAAATCCAGATCCAGTATTCCTGGGGAAGTTCCTCTTTTAGAATCTGTAAAGCTTTGGAAATGTGATACTCTACTGTTTTCTGGGATATGTTTTTTGTTTCAGCGATTTGTTGATTTTTTAAACCATCGTAGCGGCTCAGCATAAAAATCTCCCGTGTTTTATCCGGTAATTTGCTTAAGGCCCTTTCAATGGCTTTATGAAGATCTTCCGATTCTACAATCTGCGAAGCCTCGTCTTGCAACACATACAGATTGGCCCGCTGATAAATTGTCTCGTCGTCTATCTCTTCAATATATAACTGACGGATGCGGGTCTGCTCCAATAAATTAAGGCACTTGTTTCGCAGCACCACCATCAGGTAAGTAATCAGATTTGTGTTATCTTTTAAGATTGCACGGTTGTTCCATAATACCAGGAAAGTATCCTGAACCAGCTCCTGCGATGTCTCATTATTTTGCGTATAAATCAAGGCAAATTTAAACATACGAGGCCAGTATTCGCGCACAATCTGCTCGAACACCTTTTCATTTCCATCCTGTAATTGCTTAATAATCAAATTCATTGAACACGATTCAAATTACAAATAGTTGATCTTAAAATTAAAGCAGAAAACTTACCACTACAATCTGAGGGACACACTCCCTTTACAACCATAGGAATGTTTATAATGCGGCAAAGATAAAGAATAAAACAAAAATTCACCTAACAAATGTGAATCTTATGCTAAATACCCATTTAAAAAGCGCATAGACCTTAGAGTGTTTTAGGTTCAAAGATTTACTATTATTATAATATTTATACCACAGAAAAGCACTAACTTTTGGGCAAAATAAACTATGGGTGCAAACAGTTCTTACAAAAGAAGACCGCATAGATATACTTGACCGTGAATGATAATATTAGAAAAAACATATAAATATGGAAATAAATCAGATAAGTGCCGAAGTCTCTGGACATAGACGTTGTGACGATTATGCCCCAAGGAACAAGTGAGGAATTTTGTGATGTGGACATACCGTTAGACGAGCTTGACACTACGCTTCATTGCCACTCATTATATTATTATGATGATGTGTTTCAAAAGGACGAGACATTTATATTTTCAGGAACTTATCCAAATCAACTTAGAAAGTGGAAATAATCATTCATCGCGGAGCAACTCAGATAGGTGGCTCTGTAACAGAATACAGGTACAACGGCTGGCGGCTGTTTGTTGATTTCGGAGAACAGTTGCCGGGTACTCCTGTCTACGTGCAGCTTGATATGGAAGGACTTACTAAAGGCGATCTTTCAAAGAGTGCCATGCTCATCACGCACTATCATGGCGACCATATTGGCAACATTCATCAGATTCCCATGGAGATTCCTGTATTTATGGGTAAATTGGGAATTGAGATTCAGAAGATAACATCCAATCATCTGAAAGAGGTTGACCGAAAGCAAGCGTGTTTACTTGAACGCCTTAACAAGGCAATTCCTTTTGAGGCAGGTACGGCTTTTGAATTTGGACCATTCGAGATAATGCCGATAGTTATAGACCACTCTGCATTTGATGCCTGCGCTTTCAAAATTAAGACCGATGATACAAGTGTATTTCATACCGGTGATTTTCGCACACACGGATTTCGTAGTGGAAAATTCCTTAAAGCGATTGATAAATACATAGGAAAGGTTGATTATGTGATTTGCGAAGGCACAAATGTAAAGCGTTCGGATGCTGCTTTACAGTCAGAACACGATTTACAGAAACAACTGGAGGCGGAGTTTTGGCAGTATAAATTCAACATCGTTTATTTGTCCTCAACAAATATCGACCGTTTATTCTCGCTATATCATGCCGCATTACGGATTGGAATTCCCTTCATTGTTGATTCGCATCAAAAACGGATAATGGATGCAGTGGTCAAGAGCGACCATATTTGGGCAAAGTCAAGTCTCTATAAATATGGGAAATGTAAGCCTATGGTCTTGAAATATGACAAGGATAATCCGGGGGAACATCTTATTAGTGAGAAATTCATTGCTTTCCTTAAACAAAAAGGATATGTATTGATAGCCAGAAGCAACCCGCGATTCGACCATCTCATTGACAAAATGCCGGGTGAGTCCAAACAATGTTACCTCTCTATGTGGAACGGATATGTAAGCAATCCGGCATCGCCATCCTATAACAAAGAGCTTGCGGCAGCACTGGGAAAGGGATATCTTTATCGCCATACCAGCGGTCATTGCGATATGAAAAACCTTCGTAAGCTCTTTGTACAGCTTTCCCCCAAAGCGATCATTCCTATTCATACCGATGCACCGGAGGCATTTGCCAAACTCTTCAACGACCAATGGCCGGTACGCCTTCTGCAAGACGGCGATTTGTTTATCTTACACTCTAAGAAACTTTTCTGATGAAAATACTTCACATATCGGATCCTCTCGGACGACATGCAGAACTGACTAATCTGCCCGAAGATGAAGATAGAAACTACTTCTTGATTGAGATTCCGTGTCGGGTGGGGTTTGACAAAAAGAATGGTCCTACAAATGGTCCTTTAAATGGTCCTTTAACAGAGAAGGAGTTATCTGTTCTTTTTGAGATTTCAATTTTGGTTGATTTAGTAATATCAACCGTTTTAAGTTGATAAAATTGTTTTCGGCATACGGATATGACATAAATTTCCATTTCTACACATATAACTAACCCGTTGGCGGAATTAAATTAGTGCATATTTAATTTGTCCAATGGGTTTGTTATTAATCTTGTTTATATATTGAAGGATTGTAAGTGCACTAATTTTCCCCGTAATTCTGGTAAACAATCCTTCTGTTTGTTTTGCGTAATTTCTGATTATCATAAATTGATCGCATAATTGTGCAAAAAGCGTTTCAACCCTTTTCCTTGCTTTAGCAAATGGACTAAATACAGGTTTCCAATCTTTTTGATTCGACCGATATGGAACTTCCAACTTGATATTAGCTTTTTCAAATAAATCAAGTTGTATGGCTGCTCCAATATATCCACGATCACCGATGATGGTGCAATTCTGAAAGTTACACTTTACGTCTTTCAAATAATGAATGTCGTGAACACTCGCCTTTGTCAGGTCAAAAGAGTGTATGACACCGCTCAACCCACAGAGAGAATGTAATTTATATCCGTAATAATGTTTACCCTGTGAAGCACAATAGCCATAATTGGGAGCTTTATCATAATTATTCTTTCCCATTTTACAACGTTTTGACCTTATGGGACGACAGACTTCAATTGGCATAGAATCAATACAGAAAATAGCTTCTCCACCATCAACTTTTGATGCAATTCTTTCACGCACCTGATTACATAAGCCGATAGTGAGCTTCCTGCGATCATTATATTGACGACGGGATATGAGAGAAGAAAAATCATCTTTGTATTCATTTAATTTAGAAAACAAAAAGCTTTCACTATCTATACCTATTGATTCGGCAGCAAGGCTTAAACTGATCACTTCTAAGTCAGAGAACTTCGGGACGACTCCTCTGCGAGGTATATTCCCTTTTTCGTTTACTAAATCACCAGAAAACATCTTGCATATATCAAGAAATTTAGCGAATATTGCATATAAGTTGTGCATAATTGAGCTGTATATTAATAGTTTGATCACCATTAAAATACTAATAATCAATGATATGCACAACTTATTTCCTGACATTTTTTAGTGAATTAATTCCGCCAACGGGTAATAAATATAATATCTTATAAAGTTGTGAAGATAGATTTCTGATTAAAGTTTTCTGTAAATGGTACTTCTTTTCTTGAAATATATTCGACTGGAGTTTTCCCCGTAAAATCTTTAAATTCTTTGAGGAAATGGTTGTAGTCATAGTAACCATTAGCTATTGCTACATTCAACAGATCATCTGGTTCAGCATGTAAGTTTAGATATGCTGAGATGAATCGTTGTAATTGTATGTATTCTTTAGGAGTAAGCCCCATATACTTGGAGAAATTCCGCTCCAGCCATTTGTAACTGGCCCCAATCTCTTTAATTACATTAGCTACGGAGATTTGTCCCTTAGTTTGATTGATTAGCTCAACAGCAGAATTTAATAAACCTATTCTGTCCTTTGTTGTAATTAGGCTCTTTATGTATAATTCGACTACAGTAATCTTGTTATCAATGGAATCTGTGGCAAATACTTGATTAAGTAACTCTCTATCAAAATTTATCTCCGTAAATGTTGCAATATTCCTGCATTTGAAAAAAGAAGGCTGTAAGTTGAACAGTTTATGAAAATATTCAGGTTTAAATCTTATAATCAGAATATAGTCTAAGTCTTCAAGATATCTCACATAGACTTTCTTCATTACACCTGCATCAATCCAACCCGATTTCACAATGTTTTCTTTACCATCAATATTAATGCGAGCCTTATTGTTTCTATCAGGAAATAGCATAATTGAAGGGGAGCCATCATTAAAAATCCAATGATCTGTTTTATTATCAATATCATAAAACAAATAGAAACCTTCGATATAGTCAATACATACCTCCGATGGAGATTTCCTGATCCAGTATTCTCCATTAGAAGATATTCTTTCCTGTTGAATAATTTCTTTTAAAAAGTTGATTGGCATAATGGGTACAAAGATATGCATAATGTTCAACGACAATGAGTTTACGATATGTCTAATTTATACTATGACCGGATTTTTCTTAGTTATAACTTTGCATTAAAAATGATATGATAGTACAGACAGATGAAGATTTGAATGGTATTCAAGAAATTAGTGACATTGTTGCCATCACATTGAAACAAATGAGAGAATATGCCAGAATAGGTATGACTACAAAAGAATTGGATAATTATGGAGCAGGAATACTTAAAAGTTATGGAGCTAAATCAGCTCCATTTGTAACATATAAGTTCCCGGGATGGACTTGCATAAGTATTAATAATGAAATGGCACACGGTATTTCTTCCTCAAGAATCTGTATATAAGGATAAGTAAGATTGTCAATGCTTATATCAATAAATACTTTTCTTACAATTTAAAATTTACCTTAAGTCTAGGTTATGAACACACTACAATATTAGAAGACAATAAAGACTATTCAATAAACATTAAACATTGTCGATTTTCTATTATTCTCTATGTCAATCCCTATTGTATTTTGATGAGAATTGGAATAGTTTTAAGGAAAAATAGATCAGTAGTTTAACTCTGAATCATTATTTCTTTGCATTTAGAAAAATGATTTGCAGATGTATATAAATGCTATCGGATATTACAGAAGAGAAGATTGCTTGAAAAACAATATCAAGCACGAAATGCAGACTC
This window contains:
- a CDS encoding FecR family protein — encoded protein: MEEKLLIRFLERKCEGEEARLVLQWIEQSEENKAAFVRLQSLWTAIEMDKTTELNEACVRSIMHQVKAPRIRRNWYGAIATIASCAAAILLFVFVYPYFNRTPEYDYEALLKNIPSGKEITLMQGSDTKLKLADETADVDYQKKAAIIVNDTLQIEKDTDSKVLNTLHIPYGKRSKLILADGTLVFLNAGSTLIYPSEFSGSVREVYLDGEAYFDVRKSKDIKFQVKTAYKTIEVLGTQFNVSVDKESKKFETVLVNGRIALNGNERQIEIEPNQYYVYSESTRTEQIRKVDVADYISWKDGRLRFKEERMESVLRKLEKIYNINVNLKNPKYLTYQVTGNLNLKNTPEETLDVLMSILVPDNHLNRSNMYQLTVNK
- a CDS encoding RNA polymerase sigma factor — translated: MNLIIKQLQDGNEKVFEQIVREYWPRMFKFALIYTQNNETSQELVQDTFLVLWNNRAILKDNTNLITYLMVVLRNKCLNLLEQTRIRQLYIEEIDDETIYQRANLYVLQDEASQIVESEDLHKAIERALSKLPDKTREIFMLSRYDGLKNQQIAETKNISQKTVEYHISKALQILKEELPQEYWIWIFLIRFII
- a CDS encoding MBL fold metallo-hydrolase; this translates as MEIIIHRGATQIGGSVTEYRYNGWRLFVDFGEQLPGTPVYVQLDMEGLTKGDLSKSAMLITHYHGDHIGNIHQIPMEIPVFMGKLGIEIQKITSNHLKEVDRKQACLLERLNKAIPFEAGTAFEFGPFEIMPIVIDHSAFDACAFKIKTDDTSVFHTGDFRTHGFRSGKFLKAIDKYIGKVDYVICEGTNVKRSDAALQSEHDLQKQLEAEFWQYKFNIVYLSSTNIDRLFSLYHAALRIGIPFIVDSHQKRIMDAVVKSDHIWAKSSLYKYGKCKPMVLKYDKDNPGEHLISEKFIAFLKQKGYVLIARSNPRFDHLIDKMPGESKQCYLSMWNGYVSNPASPSYNKELAAALGKGYLYRHTSGHCDMKNLRKLFVQLSPKAIIPIHTDAPEAFAKLFNDQWPVRLLQDGDLFILHSKKLF
- a CDS encoding IS982 family transposase — translated: MSGNKLCISLIISILMVIKLLIYSSIMHNLYAIFAKFLDICKMFSGDLVNEKGNIPRRGVVPKFSDLEVISLSLAAESIGIDSESFLFSKLNEYKDDFSSLISRRQYNDRRKLTIGLCNQVRERIASKVDGGEAIFCIDSMPIEVCRPIRSKRCKMGKNNYDKAPNYGYCASQGKHYYGYKLHSLCGLSGVIHSFDLTKASVHDIHYLKDVKCNFQNCTIIGDRGYIGAAIQLDLFEKANIKLEVPYRSNQKDWKPVFSPFAKARKRVETLFAQLCDQFMIIRNYAKQTEGLFTRITGKISALTILQYINKINNKPIGQIKYALI
- a CDS encoding helix-turn-helix domain-containing protein; translated protein: MPINFLKEIIQQERISSNGEYWIRKSPSEVCIDYIEGFYLFYDIDNKTDHWIFNDGSPSIMLFPDRNNKARINIDGKENIVKSGWIDAGVMKKVYVRYLEDLDYILIIRFKPEYFHKLFNLQPSFFKCRNIATFTEINFDRELLNQVFATDSIDNKITVVELYIKSLITTKDRIGLLNSAVELINQTKGQISVANVIKEIGASYKWLERNFSKYMGLTPKEYIQLQRFISAYLNLHAEPDDLLNVAIANGYYDYNHFLKEFKDFTGKTPVEYISRKEVPFTENFNQKSIFTTL
- a CDS encoding M24 family metallopeptidase, yielding MIVQTDEDLNGIQEISDIVAITLKQMREYARIGMTTKELDNYGAGILKSYGAKSAPFVTYKFPGWTCISINNEMAHGISSSRICI